A genomic stretch from Aedes albopictus strain Foshan chromosome 2, AalbF5, whole genome shotgun sequence includes:
- the LOC134286737 gene encoding cuticle protein 8-like, translated as MAFKFVLLATLLAAANAGVIAPHGHASSHQSIQLHHSAPVHHVAAVHAAPVHHVAAIHAAPVHHTVVKEVEHHAPANYEFSYSVHDEHTGDIKSQHETRHGDEVHGQYSLIDSDGHHRIVDYHADHHSGFNAVVRREPTNVKIAQPVHKVIAQPVHIATHAVAPVHHATISHHHAAPVYHATVSHHQHAAPVIEHVSHHHAAPIVHSHSTHHVVPVVQHVSHVAPVAHYSHHDGHHASGHYSHY; from the exons ATGGCTTTCAAG TTTGTCCTTTTGGCGACCCTTCTCGCTGCGGCCAATGCTGGAGTCATTGCCCCACATGGTCATGCATCGTCTCATCAATCGATCCAGCTCCACCATTCTGCCCCAGTTCATCATGTAGCTGCTGTCCATGCTGCACCAGTTCACCACGTGGCCGCTATCCATGCTGCTCCTGTCCATCACACCGTCGTGAAGGAAGTCGAGCACCACGCTCCAGCCAACTACGAATTCTCCTACTCCGTCCACGATGAGCACACCGGAGATATCAAGAGCCAGCACGAAACCCGTCATGGAGATGAAGTCCATGGACAATACAGCCTGATCGATTCCGATGGCCACCACCGTATTGTTGACTACCATGCTGATCATCATTCTGGATTCAATGCCGTCGTCCGTCGTGAACCAACCAACGTCAAGATCGCCCAACCAGTGCACAAGGTCATTGCTCAGCCAGTGCATATTGCCACCCATGCTGTCGCTCCGGTGCATCATGCCACTATCTCTCACCATCATGCTGCTCCCGTTTATCATGCCACCGTATCCCACCACCAGCATGCGGCTCCAGTGATTGAGCACGTTTCGCACCACCACGCCGCCCCCATTGTCCACTCTCACAGCACCCACCATGTTGTTCCAGTAGTCCAGCATGTTTCCCATGTTGCTCCAGTTGCTCACTACAGTCATCATGATGGACATCATGCCAGTGGTCACTACAGTCATTACTAG
- the LOC134287875 gene encoding enoyl-CoA delta isomerase 1, mitochondrial-like, translating to MLRKIFNPARLSRFQRTMVTVSSSDALVSTEVDDKTGYATVTLNRAPVNSLSLELMTEIVKTVDELERSNIRGMVLTSFSNKVFCAGLDIMEMVNPDLDRLRAVWTRLQDTWASLYGTSFPTVALINGHAPAGGCLLALCCEYRVMCNNFNIGLNETQLGLAVPPWLQGTMRQTIGTREAEIHCIKGTMFNSQDALKIGLVDELAAENGEAMQRALHYLNTFKQMSPYARSATKLLMRNKDIEDMKRGRKEDVERFVENVMNSDFQNGLTVYLQSLKNRKNK from the exons ATGCTGCGCAAAATTTTCAACCCTGCAAGACTGTCACGGTTCCAGCGAACGATGGTAACTGTTTCGTCGAGCGATGCCCTCGTGAGCACTGAAGTGGACGACAAAACGGGCTACGCTACGGTTACGTTGAACAGAGCTCCGGTGAACAGCCTCAGCTTGGAGTTGATGACCGAAATCGTTAAAACCGTTGACGAACTGGAGCGATCGAATATAAGAGGAATGGTGTTGACGTCC TTTTCAAACAAGGTGTTCTGCGCTGGTTTGGACATCATGGAGATGGTTAATCCTGACCTTGACCGTCTACGAGCCGTTTGGACAAGGCTACAGGATACATGGGCGAGCTTGTATGGAACATCGTTTCCGACTGTTGCCTTGATCAAT GGACACGCTCCGGCTGGCGGTTGTTTGCTGGCTCTCTGCTGCGAATACCGCGTTATGTGTAACAATTTCAATATTGGTCTCAACGAGACTCAGCTGGGGCTGGCCGTTCCACCGTGGCTGCAGGGAACAATGAGGCAAACCATTGGAACTCGGGAAGCTGAAATTCATTGCATCAAGGGAACTATGTTCAACTCACAGGATGCCTTGAAG ATAGGTTTAGTGGACGAACTTGCTGCAGAAAATGGGGAAGCAATGCAAAGAGCATTACATTATTTGAACACTTTCAAACAAATGTCGCCTTACGCCAGATCGGCAACGAAACTGTTAATGCGAAATAAGGATATTGAAGATATGAAGCGAGGCAGGAAGGAG GATGTCGAACGGTTCGTCGAAAATGTGATGAATTCCGATTTCCAGAACGGATTGACTGTTTACCTTCAGTCACTGAAGAATCGTAAGAACAAATGA
- the LOC134287869 gene encoding enoyl-CoA delta isomerase 1, mitochondrial-like, which produces MLRSAVRSVARLTVPGSRSCSNASDKLVVTEVNDKTGYATVTLNRPPVNSLNLELLTELSHSLDDLLNNKSRGMILTSSSKSVFSAGLDIMEMYKPKQERMKQFWSTLQDVWFKLYGSPFPTVAVINGHSPAGGCLLAMCCEYRVMLPNFSIGLNETQLGIVAPTWFQATMRNTLSRREAELALTLGTLFSTDEALKVGLIDEVAASKEEGIAKATSFLDRFKKISPQARSMTKQALRSKDIMELEDNRSQDVDLFVYAVTQPKVQKGLEMYLESLKKKAAK; this is translated from the exons ATGTTGCGATCAGCTGTTCGTAGTGTAGCCCGTCTTACTGTGCCGGGATCCCGATCCTGTAGCAATGCCTCCGATAAACTAGTGGTCACCGAGGTGAATGATAAGACAGGATATGCAACAGTTACGCTTAATCGGCCACCGGTCAACAGCTTGAACTTGGAACTGCTCACAGAACTATCACATTCGCTGGACGATCTACTGAACAACAAATCTCGTGGAATGATTTTAACTTCG TCTTCGAAATCAGTGTTCAGTGCCGGGCTGGACATTATGGAGATGTACAAACCCAAGCAAGAACGGATGAAGCAATTCTGGTCTACTCTGCAGGACGTGTGGTTCAAACTATACGGATCGCCGTTCCCAACCGTAGCAGTTATTAAT GGTCACTCGCCAGCAGGCGGTTGTCTACTGGCCATGTGCTGCGAGTACCGCGTAATGTTACCCAACTTCAGTATCGGACTGAATGAAACCCAGCTTGGTATTGTGGCTCCGACTTGGTTCCAGGCAACGATGCGTAACACATTGTCACGCCGTGAAGCAGAACTGGCGCTCACCTTGGGGACACTTTTCAGCACCGATGAAGCCCTGAAG GTCGGACTGATCGATGAAGTTGCGGCAAGCAAAGAGGAAGGAATTGCGAAGGCGACCAGTTTCTTGGATCGCTTCAAGAAAATTTCTCCGCAAGCAAGATCCATGACAAAACAAGCTCTCCGGAGCAAAGATATAATGGAACTGGAGGATAACAGATCACAG GATGTTGATCTGTTTGTTTATGCCGTCACACAGCCAAAGGTCCAGAAAGGTCTGGAAATGTACTTGGAATCGTTGAAAAAGAAGGCAGCGAAGTAG
- the LOC134287876 gene encoding cuticle protein 8-like, with protein sequence MAFKFVVLTTLLAAANAGVIAPHGHASSHQSIQLHHSAPVHHVAAVHAAPVHHVAAIHAAPVHHTVVKEVEHHAPANYEFSYSVHDEHTGDIKSQHETRHGDEVHGQYSLIDSDGHHRIVDYHADHHSGFNAVVRREPTNVKIAQPVHKVIAQPVHIATHAVAPVHHATISHHHAAPVHHATVSHHQHAAPVIEHVSHHHAAPIVHSHSTHHVAPVVQHVSHVAPVAHYSHHDGHHASGHYSHY encoded by the exons ATGGCATTTAAG TTTGTCGTTTTGACGACCCTTCTCGCTGCGGCCAATGCTGGAGTCATTGCCCCACATGGTCATGCATCGTCTCATCAATCGATCCAGCTCCACCATTCTGCCCCAGTTCATCATGTAGCTGCTGTCCATGCTGCACCAGTTCACCACGTGGCCGCTATCCATGCTGCTCCTGTCCATCACACCGTCGTGAAGGAAGTCGAGCACCACGCTCCAGCCAACTACGAATTCTCCTACTCCGTCCACGATGAGCACACCGGAGATATCAAGAGCCAGCACGAAACCCGTCATGGAGATGAAGTCCATGGACAATACAGCCTGATCGATTCCGATGGCCACCACCGTATTGTTGACTACCATGCTGATCATCATTCTGGATTCAATGCCGTCGTCCGTCGTGAACCAACCAACGTCAAGATCGCCCAACCAGTGCACAAGGTCATTGCTCAGCCAGTGCATATTGCCACCCATGCTGTCGCTCCGGTGCATCATGCCACTATCTCTCACCATCATGCTGCTCCCGTTCATCATGCCACCGTATCCCACCACCAGCATGCGGCTCCAGTGATTGAGCACGTTTCGCACCACCACGCCGCCCCCATTGTCCACTCTCACAGCACCCACCATGTTGCTCCAGTAGTCCAGCATGTTTCCCATGTTGCTCCAGTTGCTCACTACAGTCATCATGATGGACATCATGCCAGTGGTCACTACAGTCATTACTAG